One window of Candidatus Portiera aleyrodidarum genomic DNA carries:
- the ilvN gene encoding acetolactate synthase small subunit yields the protein MRHIISILLENEPGALSKIVGVFSQRNFNIETLNVAHTEDITLSRLTLTTNGDACVIEQIIKQLNKLVDVVKILDLTEVSHIARELMLVKVKAYTDDRRAEIKRITDIFRANIVDVTTTDYIIQITGDEDKLDAFINAIEGISEVVRTGVSGITRVLSE from the coding sequence ATGCGTCATATTATATCAATATTATTGGAGAATGAACCAGGGGCATTATCTAAAATAGTTGGAGTATTTTCACAACGGAATTTTAATATTGAAACTCTTAATGTAGCTCATACAGAAGATATAACCTTATCTAGATTGACATTAACAACTAATGGAGATGCATGTGTAATTGAGCAAATTATAAAACAGTTGAATAAATTAGTAGATGTAGTGAAAATATTAGATTTAACAGAAGTATCTCATATTGCTAGAGAATTAATGTTAGTAAAAGTAAAAGCATATACAGATGATAGGAGAGCAGAAATAAAAAGGATCACAGATATTTTTAGAGCTAATATTGTAGATGTAACGACAACAGATTATATAATACAAATAACTGGAGATGAAGATAAATTAGATGCATTTATTAATGCAATAGAAGGTATTTCAGAAGTAGTTCGTACAGGAGTTTCAGGGATTACTCGTGTGTTGAGTGAGTAA
- the ilvB gene encoding biosynthetic-type acetolactate synthase large subunit has product MELLSGADMIIRFLKDEGVKYVYGYPGGAALHIYDALFRQNDVQHILVRHEQAATHMADGYARASGKTGVVLVTSGPGATNAVTGIATAYMDSIPMVILCGQVVSKLIGEDAFQETDIVGVTRPIVKHSFTIRDTADIPIVLKKAFYIASTGRLGPVLVDIPKDMTSPNEVYEYIYPKNIKIRSKNKENCKSKENIKKALKLLFKAKRPVLFVGGGAITGKASKIIKNFAKIVFIPVVTSLMGIGAYPQSDFQCIGWPGMHGSFEANNAMHSSDLIFCIGARFDDRVTNNTEKFCPNAKVIHIDIDPCSISKTIVADIPIVGSAINVLTEMLKKIKKSYKNERNIENRKKKLEKWWKCINKWISNRDGKLYKQSYSRDLIKPQQIIEAVYKITKGDAYIATDVGQHQMFTAQYYKFNKPNRLITSGGLGTMGFGLPAAMGVKLSFPDSQVVLVTGEGSFQMMMQELSTCKQFDISLKIIHLNNGSLGMVRQWQDINYKSRYANSYVESLPEFHRLFEAYGFKAITVKLIEDLEAALEKVFLNKKELVFINIYIDPHEHVYPMQKPLGAINDMLLSKAE; this is encoded by the coding sequence GTGGAATTGTTATCAGGTGCTGATATGATTATACGCTTTCTAAAGGATGAAGGTGTAAAATATGTATATGGTTATCCAGGTGGAGCAGCTCTTCATATTTATGATGCGTTATTTCGTCAAAATGATGTTCAACATATTTTAGTTCGTCATGAACAAGCAGCTACGCATATGGCGGATGGATATGCAAGAGCTAGTGGAAAAACAGGTGTGGTATTAGTAACATCAGGACCTGGTGCTACTAATGCAGTTACTGGTATTGCTACAGCGTATATGGATTCGATACCTATGGTAATACTTTGTGGTCAAGTTGTAAGTAAATTAATAGGAGAAGATGCATTTCAAGAAACAGATATAGTTGGTGTAACTAGGCCAATAGTAAAACATAGTTTTACTATTCGGGATACTGCAGATATTCCTATAGTATTAAAAAAAGCATTTTATATAGCTAGTACAGGTAGATTAGGGCCAGTATTAGTAGATATACCTAAAGATATGACATCACCTAATGAAGTTTATGAGTATATTTATCCAAAAAATATAAAAATAAGATCTAAGAATAAAGAAAATTGTAAGAGTAAAGAAAATATAAAAAAAGCATTAAAATTATTATTTAAAGCAAAACGGCCTGTATTATTTGTTGGTGGTGGAGCAATAACAGGTAAAGCTAGTAAAATAATAAAAAACTTTGCTAAAATAGTTTTTATACCTGTGGTTACATCATTAATGGGTATTGGTGCATATCCGCAAAGTGATTTTCAATGTATAGGTTGGCCAGGAATGCATGGTTCGTTTGAAGCTAACAATGCTATGCATAGTTCAGATCTTATTTTTTGTATTGGTGCTAGATTTGATGATAGGGTAACAAATAATACAGAAAAATTTTGCCCTAATGCTAAAGTAATTCATATAGATATTGATCCATGTTCTATTTCTAAAACTATAGTGGCAGATATACCTATTGTAGGGTCTGCTATTAATGTATTAACAGAAATGTTGAAAAAAATTAAGAAGAGTTATAAGAATGAAAGAAATATTGAAAATAGAAAAAAAAAATTAGAAAAGTGGTGGAAATGTATAAATAAATGGATATCAAATAGAGATGGTAAATTATATAAACAATCTTATAGTAGAGATTTAATTAAACCTCAACAAATAATTGAAGCTGTATATAAAATAACAAAAGGAGATGCTTATATAGCAACTGATGTTGGTCAACATCAAATGTTTACAGCACAATATTATAAATTTAATAAACCTAATAGATTGATAACTTCGGGAGGCTTAGGAACAATGGGGTTTGGTTTACCAGCAGCTATGGGGGTAAAATTAAGTTTTCCTGATTCCCAAGTGGTATTAGTTACTGGAGAAGGAAGTTTTCAAATGATGATGCAAGAATTATCAACATGTAAACAATTTGATATTTCATTGAAAATTATACATTTAAATAATGGTTCTTTAGGTATGGTTAGGCAATGGCAAGATATAAATTATAAGTCACGTTATGCTAATTCTTATGTAGAATCGTTACCTGAATTTCATAGATTATTTGAAGCATATGGATTTAAAGCTATAACGGTAAAATTAATAGAAGACTTGGAAGCAGCTTTAGAAAAAGTATTTTTAAATAAAAAGGAGCTAGTATTTATAAATATTTATATTGATCCACATGAACATGTATATCCTATGCAAAAACCATTAGGAGCTATTAATGATATGTTACTTTCAAAAGCGGAGTAA
- a CDS encoding MarC family NAAT transporter, whose translation MLLEYIHSVIICFITLLPVANPLTSTTLLLTLGNNLNPYERKKQIYLATFYVAIIMLICFYAGNEIINAFGVSINALRITGGIILSYIGFNMLFTLNHNEQPIKEKPNISLVPLALPGTAGPGTIALIISSSSKLPSTIMIHCVIFTVTALISFVFLISLLSANKLFKLLGNSGIDAISRIMGFLLISMGVQFIITGLQVLLKF comes from the coding sequence ATGTTATTAGAATATATACATTCCGTTATAATTTGTTTTATAACTTTATTACCTGTAGCTAATCCACTAACCAGTACTACTTTATTACTAACATTGGGTAATAACTTAAACCCTTATGAACGTAAAAAACAAATATATTTGGCTACTTTTTATGTAGCTATTATTATGCTTATTTGTTTTTATGCAGGTAATGAAATAATAAATGCTTTTGGTGTTTCTATTAATGCACTACGTATTACTGGAGGTATAATTTTATCTTATATTGGATTTAACATGTTATTTACTTTAAATCATAATGAACAACCTATAAAAGAAAAACCAAATATATCTTTGGTTCCACTTGCTTTACCTGGTACCGCTGGACCTGGTACTATCGCTTTAATTATTAGTTCATCTTCCAAATTACCTTCAACAATAATGATACATTGTGTTATATTTACTGTTACTGCCTTAATTTCCTTTGTTTTTTTAATTAGTTTATTAAGTGCTAATAAACTTTTTAAATTACTTGGTAATTCGGGTATTGATGCTATTTCTCGTATTATGGGTTTTTTATTAATTTCTATGGGAGTACAATTTATAATTACCGGTTTACAAGTATTATTGAAATTTTAA
- a CDS encoding AAA family ATPase produces MRLDRLTNKLKNALYSAKSLAIINYQKKLHTVHILLTLIKEDIFKSLIIKNGGDIITINKYLQLKLSLLPKLVKVDGKVLMGKDVIRLFNLAYIEAKIKDYKFIYSELVLLAALKLNNKVSKLLINAGLNKQKVKLEISQIIGGNDIVFEKKKEKYIRDLTKSASEGKLDSVIGREEEIRRIIQVLQRRKKNNPLLIGEKGVGKTAILEGLANRILNGEVPESIKNKKVFSIDMGALMVEAKYEERIKELRKKEGRDVLLFIDNIVSGFFNMLKPVLYRGDLHCIGATTVEAYRKYIEKDYALERRFQKIKVDEHSEEDTIAILRGLKKRYEIHHSVKITDGAIIAAAKLSNRYITDRKLPVKAMDLIDEAASRISIEIDYKPEIMEKMERHLIKLKIEREAIKRENDKYYKKILKILENKIKELSKEYSEVEKIWKTEKYILKGTAKLKREGARRNKDIVKLSERIPTFKKANNILNLLRSKLTEEEIAEVVSRLTGIPMAKILEGEREKIIKMEEVLQKRVIGQSEAVQAVSNAVRRRYITRIIEHNKNKGSFLFLGPKGVGKTELCKALAEIIFNTEESIVRINMSEFMDKYSVIRLRGELTEKVRIKPYSVILLNEIEKAHTDIYKILLLILKVGILTDGKGQKIDFRKTILVMTSNLGYEVINRFSGETYNERKLVVMELVNVHLKSEIINIIDEIVVFNSLFINQINNIAYIKIKKLIKSLAIKKLQLEISQDAIEKISRMGFNTVYGAKHLKKAIQNLLENPLSKAILYGKIITGDRIKVIVEKDQIVFSKLKFQ; encoded by the coding sequence ATGAGATTAGATAGATTAACTAATAAATTGAAAAATGCATTATATTCAGCTAAATCATTAGCTATTATAAACTATCAAAAAAAATTACATACAGTACATATTTTACTTACTTTAATAAAAGAAGATATATTTAAATCATTAATTATAAAAAATGGAGGAGATATTATAACAATTAATAAATATTTACAGCTAAAACTTAGTTTATTACCTAAACTTGTGAAAGTTGATGGAAAGGTATTGATGGGGAAGGATGTTATAAGATTATTTAATTTAGCATATATAGAAGCTAAAATTAAGGATTATAAATTTATTTATAGTGAATTAGTTTTGTTGGCAGCATTGAAACTAAATAATAAAGTAAGTAAGTTATTAATTAATGCTGGATTAAATAAACAAAAGGTGAAGTTAGAAATTTCTCAAATAATAGGTGGTAATGATATTGTTTTTGAAAAAAAAAAAGAAAAGTATATTAGGGATCTTACAAAAAGTGCGTCAGAAGGAAAATTGGATTCAGTAATTGGTAGGGAGGAGGAAATTCGTAGAATTATTCAGGTATTACAGAGACGTAAGAAAAATAATCCTCTTTTAATCGGTGAAAAAGGGGTGGGTAAAACAGCTATTTTAGAGGGATTAGCTAACCGTATTCTTAATGGTGAGGTTCCAGAAAGTATAAAAAATAAAAAAGTATTTTCTATTGATATGGGAGCATTAATGGTTGAAGCAAAATATGAAGAGAGGATAAAGGAATTAAGAAAAAAAGAAGGTAGAGATGTATTATTATTTATAGACAATATTGTATCAGGTTTTTTTAATATGTTAAAACCAGTATTATATAGAGGTGATTTACATTGTATTGGTGCTACAACAGTAGAGGCGTATAGAAAATATATAGAAAAAGATTATGCATTAGAAAGAAGGTTTCAAAAAATAAAGGTAGATGAACATTCAGAAGAAGATACAATCGCTATATTACGTGGTTTAAAAAAAAGATATGAAATTCATCACAGTGTCAAGATAACAGATGGAGCGATTATAGCAGCAGCAAAATTATCAAATCGTTATATTACTGACAGAAAGTTACCTGTTAAGGCAATGGATTTAATAGATGAGGCGGCTTCTAGAATTAGTATAGAGATAGATTATAAACCAGAAATAATGGAGAAAATGGAACGTCATTTGATTAAACTAAAAATAGAAAGGGAAGCTATTAAAAGAGAAAATGATAAATATTATAAGAAAATTTTAAAGATATTGGAAAATAAGATAAAAGAACTTAGTAAGGAATATTCAGAAGTAGAAAAAATTTGGAAAACAGAAAAATATATTTTAAAGGGAACGGCTAAATTAAAAAGGGAAGGAGCTCGTAGGAATAAAGATATTGTAAAATTGTCGGAAAGAATACCCACATTTAAAAAAGCAAATAATATATTAAATTTGTTAAGATCTAAATTAACTGAAGAAGAAATAGCAGAAGTAGTTTCAAGGTTAACAGGTATACCTATGGCTAAGATATTAGAAGGAGAAAGAGAAAAAATTATAAAAATGGAAGAAGTTTTGCAAAAAAGAGTAATTGGTCAAAGTGAAGCAGTACAGGCAGTTTCTAATGCAGTACGTAGGCGTTATATTACTAGGATTATTGAACATAATAAAAATAAAGGGTCTTTTTTATTTCTTGGTCCTAAAGGTGTAGGAAAAACAGAATTATGTAAAGCTTTAGCTGAGATTATTTTTAATACAGAAGAATCAATAGTACGTATTAATATGTCAGAATTTATGGATAAGTATTCTGTAATAAGATTAAGGGGTGAGTTAACAGAAAAGGTACGTATAAAACCTTATTCAGTCATATTGTTGAATGAAATAGAGAAGGCTCATACTGATATATATAAGATATTGCTACTAATATTAAAAGTTGGTATCTTAACTGATGGTAAGGGACAAAAGATAGATTTTAGAAAGACAATTCTTGTTATGACGTCAAATCTAGGATATGAAGTTATTAATAGATTTTCTGGAGAAACATATAATGAAAGGAAGTTGGTAGTTATGGAATTAGTTAATGTTCATTTGAAGTCAGAAATTATAAACATTATTGATGAAATAGTAGTATTTAATTCATTATTTATTAATCAAATTAATAATATTGCTTATATTAAAATTAAGAAATTGATAAAGAGTTTAGCTATAAAAAAACTACAATTAGAAATTTCACAAGATGCTATAGAAAAAATATCACGTATGGGTTTTAATACAGTATATGGAGCAAAACATTTAAAAAAAGCAATTCAAAATTTGTTAGAAAATCCTTTATCAAAAGCAATATTATATGGAAAAATTATTACAGGAGATAGAATTAAGGTTATTGTTGAAAAGGATCAAATTGTATTTAGTAAATTAAAATTTCAATAA
- a CDS encoding RluA family pseudouridine synthase → MITIKYISSNMQGMRLDKASRELFNITREKIKKFINHRKLIVDGYPAKPKTKINEGQCIVLLSINKDYFVEKVLKPEDIKIDIIYEDKDLMIINKKHGLVVHPSKGNIKGTLVNALLYHKNNTELIKMPRAGLVHRIDKETSGLLLIAKTLVTYKQLIKQIKDKSIIREYDALVIGKLFIGGCIKAQIGRHFKNRKRKIVRSDGKLAITHYRVIERFKLHTYIRCWLETGRTHQIRVHMEYINISLIGDSIYLNKKILPKFKRQALHAHCLIFQHPTKKEKVKIKIKVPKDMKILLNILRNNKIYTMSKKYI, encoded by the coding sequence ATGATAACTATTAAATATATTTCAAGTAATATGCAAGGTATGAGATTAGATAAAGCATCAAGAGAATTATTTAATATTACTAGAGAAAAAATAAAAAAGTTTATTAATCATAGAAAATTAATAGTAGATGGTTATCCAGCTAAGCCAAAGACTAAAATTAATGAAGGCCAATGTATTGTACTATTATCAATTAATAAGGATTACTTTGTTGAAAAAGTATTGAAACCAGAAGATATTAAAATAGACATAATTTATGAAGATAAAGATTTAATGATTATAAATAAAAAACATGGTTTAGTTGTACATCCTTCAAAAGGTAATATAAAAGGAACATTAGTTAATGCACTATTGTATCATAAGAATAATACAGAATTAATTAAAATGCCAAGAGCAGGGTTGGTACATCGTATAGATAAAGAGACTAGTGGCTTATTACTAATAGCTAAAACATTAGTAACATATAAACAATTAATTAAACAAATTAAAGATAAAAGCATAATTAGAGAATATGATGCACTAGTAATAGGGAAATTATTTATAGGTGGATGTATAAAAGCACAAATAGGTCGTCATTTTAAAAATAGAAAACGGAAAATAGTAAGAAGTGATGGGAAATTAGCAATAACACATTATAGAGTAATTGAAAGATTTAAGTTACATACTTATATACGTTGTTGGTTAGAAACCGGGCGTACTCATCAAATAAGAGTACATATGGAATATATAAATATATCATTAATAGGTGATTCAATATATTTAAACAAAAAAATATTACCTAAGTTTAAAAGGCAAGCTTTACATGCTCATTGTTTAATTTTTCAACATCCTACAAAAAAAGAAAAAGTAAAAATAAAAATAAAAGTACCAAAAGATATGAAAATATTATTAAATATATTGCGTAATAATAAAATATATACAATGAGTAAAAAATATATATGA
- a CDS encoding signal peptidase II yields MNIRLSFIIIILDFSTKLIVNNWLNDGIIIRINKNLNLTLLHNNSSFNSCICILGIGFLIWIKKNYGCYELIIGGTIGNIIDKLGHGYIIDFLSVHWLDKYYLVLNIADISIMIGGFISLI; encoded by the coding sequence ATGAATATTAGGTTAAGTTTTATAATAATAATTTTGGATTTTAGTACTAAATTAATTGTGAATAATTGGTTAAATGATGGAATAATCATAAGAATTAATAAAAATTTAAATTTAACTTTGTTACATAATAATAGCAGTTTTAATAGTTGCATTTGTATTTTAGGGATTGGTTTTTTAATATGGATAAAAAAAAATTATGGATGTTATGAATTAATTATTGGTGGTACTATAGGTAATATAATAGATAAATTGGGTCATGGTTATATTATTGATTTTTTGTCAGTTCATTGGTTAGATAAATATTATTTAGTATTAAATATAGCTGATATTTCGATAATGATAGGTGGGTTTATAAGTTTAATATGA
- the ileS gene encoding isoleucine--tRNA ligase, protein MEVEKKNYKNTLNLPNTKFPMRGNLSIKEPIRLKKWIKMEIYKKLSKTRKGCKKFILHDGPPYANGRIHIGHAVNKILKDIIIKSKNLEGYDSWYVPGWDCHGLPIEQKIEKNNKGKKLTSKKIIHDCRKYAEKQISSQKVDFIRLGILGDWDKAYRTMDFINQAGIIRSLSVMVKKGYVFRGLKPVNWCFDCESALAESEVEYLEKKSEAIDVAFLSIDNYKLVKIFGISIEKPIEVVIWTTTPWTIPANQALHVLADCLYALVDVGDRFIILAEKLVEKCLSRYKLKGKIIAKNYGKYLETIRFKHPLHNIDSFYDRITTIYIVNYIDIKTGTGIIHSAPAYGEEDFIAYSKLKYNENMLKLVKGNGVYIKSLPRFGGKLIWKANSEIIEKLKNSKALLAKEKIVHSYMHCWRHKKPLIKRATEQWFIGMDVGKKSLRKKALESIKKVKFYPYNGKKRLYNMISNRPDWCISRQRSWGVPIPFFVHRKTGLLHKRTIEIMERIAKKVEQEGSEAWMKIKSCEIIGDEAIEYKKVTDILDVWFDSGTTHYHVMRGSNFIEDKADLYVEGLDQYRGWFHTSLITGAAIDGYAPYKELLSHGFTVDYKGRKMSKSIGNVISPQKIIKKYGADILRLWVVSNDYESEMTMSEEIIKRISDSYRRIRNTTRFMMANLRGFDPYKNIIVPEKMLALDRWALDRAAILQKRIKKAYKNYRFIEIYQQIYLFCTRDMGSFYLDIIKDRQYTTQNNSLYRRSCQTALYHIVEAMSRWITPICSFTAEEIYENLPGKRYKSSILLETYYRKLITLPKDATMGREFWERIIAVKNEVNKCLEVYRNKKVIKSSLDANVTLYVNDTYYKLLSRLRGELRFVLITSAAYLKKGIKKSAKVTDLAGLQVLVEKSNYKKCERSWERLPDVGKDKEHPTLCARSIANLPGGPGEVRLYV, encoded by the coding sequence ATGGAAGTAGAAAAAAAAAATTATAAAAATACATTGAATTTACCAAATACAAAATTTCCAATGAGAGGGAATTTATCTATAAAAGAACCTATTCGTTTGAAAAAATGGATAAAAATGGAAATTTATAAAAAATTAAGTAAAACTCGTAAAGGTTGTAAAAAATTTATTTTACACGATGGTCCACCTTATGCTAATGGTAGAATTCATATAGGTCATGCAGTAAATAAAATACTGAAAGATATAATTATAAAATCTAAAAATTTAGAAGGTTATGATTCATGGTATGTACCAGGATGGGATTGTCATGGTTTACCTATCGAACAGAAAATAGAAAAAAATAATAAAGGTAAAAAATTAACATCAAAAAAAATTATTCATGATTGTCGGAAATACGCAGAGAAACAAATTTCTAGTCAAAAAGTAGATTTTATTAGGTTAGGTATATTAGGTGATTGGGATAAGGCATATCGTACAATGGATTTTATTAATCAAGCTGGGATAATAAGATCTTTATCTGTAATGGTAAAAAAAGGTTACGTTTTTAGAGGATTAAAACCAGTAAATTGGTGTTTTGATTGTGAATCAGCTTTAGCAGAATCAGAAGTAGAGTATTTAGAAAAAAAATCAGAAGCAATAGATGTGGCTTTTTTAAGTATTGATAATTATAAGTTAGTAAAAATATTTGGTATTAGTATAGAAAAACCAATAGAAGTAGTAATTTGGACAACCACACCTTGGACCATTCCAGCTAATCAAGCCTTACATGTGCTCGCTGATTGTCTTTATGCTTTGGTAGATGTAGGTGATAGATTTATAATTTTAGCAGAAAAATTAGTTGAGAAATGTTTAAGTAGATATAAATTAAAAGGAAAAATAATTGCTAAAAACTATGGAAAATATTTAGAAACAATTAGGTTTAAGCATCCTTTACATAATATAGATTCATTTTACGATAGAATAACTACTATATATATAGTAAATTATATAGATATAAAAACAGGAACAGGAATAATACATTCGGCTCCTGCATATGGAGAAGAAGATTTTATTGCTTATAGTAAGCTTAAATATAATGAAAATATGTTAAAGTTAGTTAAAGGTAATGGAGTTTACATTAAATCGTTACCTAGATTTGGAGGAAAGTTAATATGGAAAGCTAATTCAGAAATTATAGAAAAATTGAAGAATAGTAAAGCATTACTAGCTAAAGAAAAAATAGTACATAGTTATATGCATTGTTGGCGTCATAAAAAACCGTTAATTAAAAGGGCTACTGAGCAATGGTTTATTGGAATGGATGTGGGTAAAAAATCATTACGTAAAAAAGCTTTAGAAAGTATAAAAAAAGTAAAATTTTATCCTTATAATGGAAAAAAACGTTTATATAACATGATTAGTAATAGACCAGATTGGTGTATTTCTAGGCAAAGAAGTTGGGGCGTACCAATACCATTTTTTGTACATAGAAAAACAGGTTTATTACATAAACGTACAATAGAGATTATGGAAAGAATTGCAAAAAAAGTAGAACAAGAAGGTAGTGAAGCATGGATGAAAATAAAAAGTTGTGAAATTATTGGAGATGAAGCTATAGAATATAAAAAAGTAACTGATATTTTAGATGTTTGGTTTGATTCTGGAACTACGCATTATCATGTAATGCGCGGGTCTAATTTTATAGAAGATAAGGCGGATTTGTATGTAGAAGGATTAGATCAATATAGAGGGTGGTTTCATACATCCTTGATTACTGGAGCAGCTATTGATGGGTATGCACCGTATAAAGAATTATTAAGTCATGGTTTTACTGTAGATTATAAAGGGCGGAAAATGTCCAAGTCAATAGGTAATGTAATTTCTCCACAAAAAATAATAAAAAAATATGGTGCTGATATTTTACGTTTATGGGTAGTTTCAAATGATTATGAATCAGAAATGACTATGTCAGAAGAAATTATAAAACGTATTTCTGATTCATATAGAAGGATACGTAATACAACAAGGTTTATGATGGCTAATTTAAGAGGGTTTGATCCATATAAGAATATTATAGTTCCAGAAAAAATGTTGGCTTTAGATAGATGGGCTTTAGATAGAGCGGCAATATTGCAAAAAAGGATAAAAAAAGCTTATAAAAATTATCGGTTTATTGAAATCTATCAACAAATTTATCTTTTTTGTACAAGAGATATGGGAAGTTTTTATTTAGATATAATTAAAGATCGCCAATATACTACTCAAAATAATTCTTTATATCGTAGAAGTTGTCAAACAGCATTATATCATATAGTTGAAGCTATGTCTCGTTGGATCACACCAATCTGTTCATTTACAGCTGAAGAAATTTATGAAAACTTACCTGGAAAACGTTATAAATCAAGTATTTTGTTAGAAACTTATTATAGAAAATTAATTACATTACCTAAAGATGCTACTATGGGACGTGAATTTTGGGAAAGAATTATAGCAGTAAAAAATGAAGTAAATAAATGTTTAGAAGTTTATCGTAATAAAAAAGTAATTAAAAGTTCTTTAGATGCTAATGTTACTTTATATGTAAACGATACTTATTATAAATTATTATCAAGATTGAGAGGAGAATTGCGTTTTGTTTTAATTACATCAGCAGCTTATTTAAAAAAAGGTATTAAGAAAAGTGCCAAAGTAACAGATTTAGCAGGTTTACAAGTATTAGTAGAAAAAAGTAATTACAAAAAATGTGAACGTAGTTGGGAAAGATTACCAGATGTAGGTAAAGATAAGGAGCATCCTACATTATGTGCTAGATCAATTGCTAATTTACCAGGAGGACCAGGTGAGGTACGTTTATATGTATGA
- the rpsT gene encoding 30S ribosomal protein S20 gives MDKIKKRAIRSEVRRKQNSSKRSMVRTFIKRVLKAIKLKKYKLSMEEFYKAQSVIDRIADKNIISKRKSARIKSRLNLKIKREFKG, from the coding sequence ATGGATAAAATAAAAAAAAGAGCTATACGGTCAGAAGTAAGACGTAAACAGAATTCAAGTAAACGTTCAATGGTACGTACTTTTATTAAGCGGGTATTAAAAGCAATTAAATTAAAAAAATATAAGTTGTCTATGGAGGAATTTTATAAAGCACAATCGGTTATTGATAGGATAGCTGATAAAAACATTATCTCAAAGAGAAAATCAGCACGTATAAAAAGTAGGCTGAATTTAAAAATTAAAAGAGAATTTAAAGGTTAG
- the cgtA gene encoding Obg family GTPase CgtA: MQFIDEAWIVIEAGKGGNGCLSFRREKLIKKGGPDGGNGGNGGNIFCIGDKALNTLIYLNYKKVYKAENGKNGKSKKKNGIKGKDIYIKVPIGTILRDAQTWELIGDIINHRQKIKVAKGGNSGIGNLKKKISKIRKGTVGEYRKLYMELKLLADVGLLGLPNAGKSTLIRSVTSALPKVASYPFTTLRPYLGLVKLNKKAGFIMADVPGLIIGAYKGVGLGLKFIKHFTRIRIIFHIIDVMDNNIIEVTLGMISEIKKIYIDMVNIPRWLVLNKLDRIPKYKKKQLIETVIKGLYWRAKKNVFFISAKKNYGCYELMKSAFIYLKRGKNG, from the coding sequence ATGCAATTTATAGATGAAGCTTGGATTGTAATTGAAGCAGGTAAAGGTGGTAACGGATGTTTAAGTTTTCGTAGAGAAAAACTTATAAAAAAAGGTGGTCCAGATGGAGGGAATGGAGGGAATGGAGGGAATATTTTTTGTATAGGAGATAAAGCTTTAAATACATTGATTTATTTGAATTATAAAAAAGTTTATAAAGCAGAAAATGGGAAAAATGGAAAATCTAAAAAAAAGAATGGAATAAAAGGTAAAGATATTTATATAAAGGTACCAATTGGCACAATATTAAGAGATGCTCAAACTTGGGAATTAATAGGAGATATTATAAATCATAGGCAAAAAATTAAGGTTGCTAAAGGTGGAAATAGTGGAATTGGTAATTTAAAAAAAAAAATAAGTAAAATTAGGAAAGGTACAGTAGGAGAATATCGGAAATTATATATGGAATTGAAATTGCTAGCTGATGTAGGATTATTAGGTTTACCTAATGCAGGTAAATCAACCTTAATTAGATCGGTTACTTCAGCATTACCAAAAGTAGCAAGTTATCCATTTACTACATTAAGACCTTATTTAGGTTTAGTAAAATTAAATAAGAAAGCAGGTTTTATTATGGCAGACGTACCAGGATTAATTATTGGTGCTTATAAAGGTGTAGGTTTGGGATTAAAATTTATAAAACATTTTACTCGTATAAGAATTATATTTCATATAATAGATGTTATGGATAATAATATTATAGAAGTTACATTAGGTATGATTAGTGAAATAAAAAAAATATATATTGATATGGTTAACATACCGAGGTGGTTAGTATTGAATAAGTTAGATAGGATTCCTAAATATAAGAAAAAACAATTAATAGAAACTGTTATTAAAGGGTTATATTGGAGGGCTAAGAAGAATGTGTTTTTTATATCGGCTAAAAAAAATTATGGATGTTATGAATTAATGAAATCAGCATTTATTTATTTGAAAAGAGGAAAGAATGGATAA